A genomic window from Cryobacterium sp. SO2 includes:
- the treY gene encoding malto-oligosyltrehalose synthase — protein MSLPVSTYRLQITSAFTLDAAAAVLDYVTELGADWLYLSPLLTAEEGSDHGYDVVDHGSVDPSRGGADALLRLSESAIAAGRGILVDIVPNHMGVNTPHANAWWWDLLRSGQASRYAEAFDVDWPAGNGRLLLPVLGDGDTELDQLEVVGDELRYYDNRFPIAPGSADDGATAAVVHDRQHYQLVNWRRADAFLNYRRFFAVNTLAGVRVEVPWVFDESHREILRWVHSGQVQGLRVDHPDGLADPGGYLDRLSAAMPEGYLLVEKILEGREQLPSNWATDGTTGYDALADFDRVLVDPAGQDRLDTLEANLQAERTGGAADGPVSWPELVYSGKRAIADTILQSEVRRLDRLIPEVPDAVDALAELIAWFPVYRSYLPVGRHELDTAVRLARLRRPDLDGTITALLPFLTDPAHPAAVRFQQTSGMVMAKGVEDTAYYRYSRLTSLNEVGADPSEFALSVDEFHRRQQTRLAVAPASQTTLSTHDTKRGEDVRARISVLAEIPDEWAGLLAELRAMAPVGDAPFENLLWQAIVGSWPASTDRLIGYAEKASREANLSTTWTAPNEEFENSMRALVRSLAEDGPLARLVTSVVDRVKQAGWSNSLALKLIQLTAPGVPDVYQGSELWEMSLVDPDNRRPVDYAVRRDYLHRVTGGWLPPIDETGAAKLLVTTRALRLRRDRPELFSRHAPVEAFGAAAAHVVAYDRGGAVTVATRLPLALARTGWGDTTIMFAGHNWEDTLTGARFSGGEVRLADLLSRYPVALLIPASAATEEVN, from the coding sequence ATGAGCCTCCCCGTCTCCACCTATCGCCTGCAGATCACGTCGGCCTTCACTCTGGATGCGGCGGCCGCCGTGCTTGACTACGTCACCGAGCTCGGCGCCGACTGGCTCTACCTCTCCCCGCTGCTTACCGCGGAGGAAGGCTCCGACCACGGTTACGACGTGGTCGATCACGGCTCGGTCGATCCGTCCCGCGGCGGTGCGGACGCGCTCCTGCGCCTGTCCGAGTCGGCGATCGCGGCCGGTCGCGGCATCCTGGTGGACATCGTGCCCAACCACATGGGCGTCAACACGCCGCACGCCAACGCCTGGTGGTGGGACCTGCTCCGCAGCGGCCAGGCCTCGCGCTACGCCGAGGCGTTCGACGTGGACTGGCCGGCGGGCAACGGGCGGCTCCTGTTGCCGGTGCTCGGTGACGGCGACACCGAACTCGACCAGCTCGAGGTGGTGGGCGACGAACTGCGCTACTACGACAACCGGTTTCCGATCGCCCCCGGCAGCGCTGACGACGGCGCGACCGCCGCCGTCGTGCACGACCGGCAGCACTACCAACTGGTCAACTGGCGCCGCGCTGACGCTTTCCTCAACTACCGTCGTTTCTTCGCCGTGAACACCCTCGCGGGCGTTCGCGTCGAGGTGCCCTGGGTGTTCGACGAATCACACCGCGAGATCCTGCGCTGGGTGCACTCCGGCCAGGTGCAGGGACTGCGGGTGGATCACCCCGACGGCCTCGCCGACCCGGGCGGCTACCTGGACCGGTTGAGCGCGGCCATGCCTGAAGGCTACCTCCTGGTCGAGAAGATCCTGGAGGGCAGGGAGCAGCTGCCCAGCAACTGGGCCACAGACGGCACCACCGGCTATGACGCCCTCGCCGACTTCGACAGGGTCCTCGTCGACCCCGCGGGGCAGGACCGCCTCGACACGCTCGAGGCGAACCTGCAGGCCGAGCGTACCGGCGGGGCAGCGGACGGGCCGGTCTCCTGGCCCGAGCTGGTCTACAGCGGCAAGCGGGCCATCGCAGACACCATCCTGCAGAGCGAGGTGCGAAGGCTCGACCGCCTCATCCCCGAGGTGCCCGATGCCGTCGACGCTCTCGCCGAGCTCATCGCCTGGTTCCCGGTCTATCGTTCCTACCTGCCCGTCGGCCGGCACGAGCTCGATACCGCCGTGCGGCTGGCCAGGCTGCGCCGGCCCGACCTGGACGGCACGATCACCGCCCTGCTGCCGTTCCTGACCGACCCCGCGCATCCGGCCGCCGTGCGATTCCAGCAGACCTCGGGGATGGTCATGGCCAAGGGCGTCGAGGACACCGCCTACTACCGGTACAGCCGGCTCACCTCGCTCAACGAGGTGGGGGCGGACCCGAGCGAGTTCGCGCTGTCCGTGGACGAGTTCCACCGGCGCCAGCAGACCCGGCTGGCCGTTGCGCCCGCATCGCAGACCACGCTCTCCACCCACGACACCAAGCGCGGCGAAGACGTGCGCGCCCGTATCTCGGTCCTCGCCGAAATCCCCGACGAGTGGGCCGGTCTGCTCGCTGAACTGCGCGCCATGGCGCCGGTGGGCGACGCGCCCTTCGAGAACCTGCTCTGGCAGGCCATCGTCGGGTCCTGGCCCGCATCCACCGACCGGCTCATCGGCTACGCCGAGAAGGCCTCCCGCGAGGCCAACCTCTCCACCACCTGGACCGCCCCCAACGAGGAATTCGAGAACTCGATGCGCGCGCTGGTGCGGAGCCTGGCCGAGGACGGCCCGCTGGCCCGCCTCGTCACCTCCGTGGTCGACAGGGTGAAACAGGCCGGCTGGAGCAACTCGCTTGCCCTCAAGCTCATCCAGCTCACCGCACCCGGGGTGCCGGACGTCTACCAGGGCAGCGAGCTCTGGGAGATGTCGCTCGTCGACCCCGACAACCGGCGCCCGGTTGACTACGCGGTGCGGCGGGACTACCTGCACCGGGTGACCGGGGGCTGGCTGCCGCCGATCGACGAGACCGGCGCCGCAAAGCTGCTCGTCACCACGCGCGCCCTGCGGCTCCGGCGCGACCGGCCGGAGCTGTTCTCCCGGCACGCACCCGTTGAAGCCTTCGGCGCCGCGGCCGCCCACGTGGTGGCCTATGACCGCGGCGGCGCCGTGACCGTGGCCACCCGGCTGCCACTGGCGCTGGCCCGAACCGGCTGGGGTGACACCACGATCATGTTCGCCGGCCACAATTGGGAGGACACCCTCACCGGGGCCCGCTTCAGCGGCGGCGAGGTGCGCCTGGCCGATCTGCTGTCGCGCTACCCGGTCGCGCTGCTCATTCCCGCATCCGCTGCCACCGAGGAGGTCAACTAA
- the glgX gene encoding glycogen debranching protein GlgX, with protein METWPGSAYPLGATYDGSGTNFALFSEAAERVELCLFDENGAETPVEVRESSAFVWHCYLPEVQPGQRYGYRVHGEYNPAEGKRANPNKLLLDPYAKATCGVMDWDQALFSYNFGDPDSRNDEDSAPHMMLGVVVNPFFDWTGDRSPRTPYSESVIYEAHVKGLTQLQTEVPESQRGTYAAVAHPSVIEHLKKLGVTAIELMPVHQFVNDSTLQDQGLSNYWGYNTIGFFAPHNTYSSSGDLGQQVQEFKGMVKNLHAAGIEVILDVVYNHTAEGNHLGPTISFKGIDNAAYYRLMDDDGRYYMDYTGTGNTLNVRHPHALQLIMDSLRYWAIEMHVDGFRFDLASALARDLYDVDKLSTFFELVQQDPIVSQVKLIAEPWDVGPGGYQVGNFPPQWTEWNGKYRDTVRDFWRGEPSTLGEFASRISGSADLYEHSGRRPVASINFVTAHDGFTLNDLVSFNEKHNDANGEDNNDGESHNRSWNSGVEGPSDDDTIRTLRGRQQRNFIATLLLSQGVPMILHGDELGRTQQGNNNTYAQDSELSWIHWDEADQPLIEFTAAVVRLRKEHPTFRRSRFFDGHPAKRGEGDPLADIVWLNTDGEEMQAEDWDESRSRTVSMFLNGQGIRERDARGRDVTDVNFMLLFNADAEDAEFTLPSEEYSPAWEIVIDTGGEGADSLPRPAGAIHTVMARSLVVLREYHEPEVAPDHSVAASLASHPSPPTATLVLPVLPDPYAETEGPV; from the coding sequence GTGGAAACCTGGCCCGGATCTGCCTACCCGCTCGGCGCGACCTATGACGGTAGCGGCACCAACTTCGCCCTGTTCAGTGAGGCAGCCGAGCGGGTGGAGCTCTGCCTCTTCGACGAGAACGGCGCGGAGACCCCCGTCGAGGTCCGCGAATCCAGCGCTTTCGTCTGGCACTGCTACCTGCCGGAGGTGCAGCCGGGCCAGCGTTACGGCTACCGCGTGCACGGCGAGTACAACCCCGCCGAGGGCAAGCGTGCCAACCCGAACAAGCTGCTGCTCGACCCGTACGCCAAGGCCACTTGCGGCGTCATGGACTGGGACCAGGCCCTGTTCTCCTACAACTTCGGCGACCCGGACTCCCGCAACGACGAGGACTCCGCCCCGCACATGATGCTCGGCGTCGTGGTCAACCCGTTCTTCGACTGGACGGGTGACCGCTCGCCGCGCACGCCGTACAGCGAATCGGTGATCTACGAGGCCCACGTGAAGGGCCTCACCCAGCTGCAGACCGAGGTGCCGGAGTCCCAGCGCGGCACCTACGCTGCCGTGGCGCATCCGTCGGTCATCGAGCATCTGAAGAAGCTCGGCGTCACCGCGATCGAGCTGATGCCCGTGCACCAGTTCGTCAACGACAGCACACTGCAGGACCAGGGCCTGAGCAACTACTGGGGCTACAACACCATCGGTTTCTTCGCCCCGCACAACACCTACTCCTCTAGCGGCGACCTCGGCCAGCAGGTGCAGGAGTTCAAGGGCATGGTCAAGAACCTGCACGCCGCCGGCATCGAGGTCATCCTCGACGTGGTCTACAACCACACCGCGGAGGGCAACCACCTCGGTCCGACCATCTCGTTCAAGGGCATCGACAACGCCGCCTATTACCGGCTGATGGACGACGACGGCCGCTACTACATGGACTACACCGGCACCGGCAACACCCTCAACGTGCGACACCCGCACGCCCTCCAGCTGATCATGGACTCGCTGCGCTACTGGGCCATCGAGATGCACGTCGACGGCTTCAGGTTCGACCTCGCGAGCGCGCTGGCCCGCGACCTGTACGACGTCGACAAGCTCTCCACCTTCTTCGAGCTCGTGCAGCAGGACCCGATCGTTTCGCAGGTCAAGCTCATCGCCGAGCCCTGGGACGTCGGCCCCGGCGGCTACCAGGTGGGCAACTTCCCGCCTCAGTGGACGGAATGGAACGGCAAGTACCGCGACACCGTGCGCGACTTCTGGCGCGGTGAGCCCTCGACGCTGGGCGAATTCGCCTCCCGCATCTCCGGCTCCGCCGACCTCTACGAACACTCCGGCCGCCGCCCGGTCGCGTCGATCAACTTCGTCACCGCACACGACGGCTTCACCCTCAACGACCTGGTCTCGTTCAACGAGAAGCACAACGACGCCAACGGCGAGGACAACAACGACGGCGAAAGCCACAACCGGTCCTGGAACTCTGGCGTCGAGGGACCCAGCGACGACGACACCATCCGCACCCTGCGCGGCCGGCAGCAACGCAACTTCATCGCCACCCTGCTGCTGTCGCAGGGCGTGCCGATGATCCTGCACGGCGACGAGCTCGGCCGCACCCAGCAGGGCAACAACAACACCTACGCCCAGGACTCCGAGCTGAGCTGGATCCACTGGGACGAGGCCGACCAGCCGCTGATCGAGTTCACGGCCGCCGTCGTGCGCCTGCGCAAGGAACACCCCACCTTCCGCCGCAGCCGGTTCTTCGACGGGCACCCCGCCAAGCGCGGCGAGGGCGACCCGCTGGCCGACATCGTCTGGCTGAACACCGATGGCGAAGAGATGCAGGCCGAGGACTGGGACGAGAGCCGCTCACGCACAGTGAGCATGTTCCTCAATGGCCAGGGCATCCGCGAGCGCGACGCGCGCGGGCGGGACGTCACCGACGTCAACTTCATGCTGCTGTTCAACGCGGATGCCGAGGACGCCGAATTCACCCTGCCCAGCGAGGAATATTCGCCCGCCTGGGAGATCGTCATCGACACCGGGGGAGAGGGCGCCGACTCGCTGCCCCGCCCGGCCGGCGCGATCCACACCGTCATGGCCCGCTCCCTCGTGGTGCTCCGCGAATACCACGAGCCCGAGGTCGCGCCGGATCACTCCGTCGCAGCCTCACTGGCCAGCCATCCCTCCCCGCCGACGGCCACACTGGTCCTGCCGGTGCTGCCTGACCCGTACGCCGAGACCGAAGGACCCGTCTAA
- a CDS encoding LLM class flavin-dependent oxidoreductase yields the protein MAPTLELGLDTFGDVTYAEDGTLLSHAQVLRNVVAEGVLADQVGLSFFGIGEHHREDFAVSAPEVVLAAIAGRTSTIKLGSAVTVLSSDDPVRVFQRFATLDAVSDGRAEVILGRGSFTESFPLFGLELNDYEQLFEEKLELFTELLKEEPVTWSGTTRGALTDQRVFPPTESGSIRTWIGVGGSPQSVVRAAHYGLPLMLAIIGGEPLAFAQFTDLYHRALAQFGREPLPIGEHSPGYVAATDEQAREEMWPHYRAMQDRIGRERGWGPATKARFEQDAGPDGALFVGSPQTVATKIAKMATGLSLSRFDLKYSLGTLSHEKLMTSIELYGTEVAPLVHELMA from the coding sequence ATGGCACCGACACTGGAACTGGGTCTCGACACGTTCGGCGACGTCACCTACGCCGAGGACGGGACGCTGCTCAGCCACGCCCAGGTGCTGCGGAACGTGGTGGCGGAGGGCGTGCTGGCCGATCAGGTTGGCCTGAGTTTCTTCGGCATCGGCGAACACCACCGCGAGGACTTCGCCGTCTCCGCGCCCGAAGTGGTGCTGGCGGCCATCGCGGGCCGCACCAGCACCATCAAACTCGGTTCCGCCGTCACCGTGCTCAGCTCCGACGACCCCGTCCGGGTGTTCCAGCGCTTCGCCACCCTCGACGCCGTGTCCGACGGTCGCGCAGAGGTCATCCTCGGCCGCGGCTCATTCACGGAGTCGTTCCCGCTCTTCGGCCTCGAACTCAACGACTACGAACAGCTCTTCGAGGAGAAGCTCGAACTGTTCACCGAGCTCCTCAAGGAAGAGCCGGTGACCTGGTCCGGCACGACCCGCGGCGCCCTGACCGACCAGCGGGTGTTCCCGCCCACCGAGTCCGGCTCCATCCGCACCTGGATCGGCGTGGGTGGAAGCCCGCAGTCCGTGGTGCGCGCGGCGCACTACGGCCTGCCTCTGATGCTCGCCATCATCGGTGGCGAACCGTTGGCGTTCGCCCAGTTCACCGATCTGTACCACCGCGCCCTCGCCCAGTTCGGCCGGGAGCCCCTGCCCATCGGTGAGCACTCGCCGGGCTACGTGGCCGCAACCGACGAACAGGCCCGTGAAGAGATGTGGCCGCACTACCGCGCCATGCAGGACCGGATCGGCCGCGAGCGCGGCTGGGGCCCCGCCACCAAGGCCAGGTTCGAGCAGGACGCCGGCCCGGACGGCGCCCTGTTCGTGGGCTCCCCGCAGACCGTCGCCACCAAGATCGCCAAGATGGCCACCGGGCTCTCGCTCTCGCGCTTCGACCTCAAGTACAGCCTGGGCACGCTCTCGCACGAGAAACTGATGACCAGCATCGAGCTCTACGGCACCGAGGTGGCGCCGCTCGTGCACGAGCTCATGGCCTGA
- a CDS encoding ABC-F family ATP-binding cassette domain-containing protein, with translation MTATLVAKDLAGGYAHRTLFDSLDLTVAPGDVVGVVGVNGAGKSTLLRLLAGLDQPQGGTVALSPADAFVGWLPQEHERVPGETVAGYISRRTGCADATREMDAAAAALAEPAPAGGADPADVYSAALDRWLASGAADLDDRLPAVLYDLGFTLEAEVAADALMTSLSGGQAARVGLAALLLSRFDIVLLDEPTNDLDLDGLERLEGFVRGLRGGVVLVSHDREFLARSVTRILELDLAQGANRLFGGGYDSYLEERATARRQKRAAYDEFADKKADLVGRARTQREWSSQGVRNAMKKAPDNDKIRRKASAESSEKQAQKVRQMESRIARLDEVDEPRKEWQLEFSIGSAPRSSSVVSILNQAEIRQGDFVLGPVSLQVSAGERIGITGPNGAGKTTLLRALLGRRAPDSGTASLGASVAIGEIDQARASVTGDATLVAIFEERLPDLAAGEIRTLLAKFGLTADHVNRPADALSPGERTRAGLALLQATGVNLLVLDEPTNHLDLAAIEQLEQALEAYTGTLLLVTHDRRMLATVRIDRHWTVDAGQVTETRAAASGAH, from the coding sequence ATGACCGCAACACTCGTCGCCAAGGACCTCGCCGGCGGCTACGCCCATCGCACACTGTTCGACTCCCTCGACCTCACCGTCGCGCCCGGCGACGTGGTCGGGGTGGTCGGAGTGAACGGTGCCGGAAAATCCACCCTCCTGCGTCTCCTTGCCGGTCTCGATCAGCCACAGGGCGGCACCGTGGCGCTCTCACCGGCAGACGCGTTCGTCGGCTGGCTACCGCAGGAGCACGAGCGCGTGCCCGGTGAGACCGTGGCCGGTTACATCAGCCGGCGCACCGGATGCGCCGACGCCACCAGGGAGATGGACGCCGCGGCTGCCGCCCTGGCCGAGCCGGCGCCGGCGGGCGGGGCCGACCCCGCCGATGTGTATTCCGCGGCCCTGGACCGGTGGCTGGCCAGCGGGGCCGCAGACCTCGACGACAGGCTTCCCGCCGTGCTGTACGACCTGGGCTTCACCCTCGAGGCCGAGGTCGCCGCTGACGCGCTCATGACGTCACTCTCCGGCGGCCAGGCGGCGCGGGTCGGCCTGGCGGCACTCCTGCTGTCGAGGTTCGACATCGTGCTGCTCGACGAGCCCACGAACGACCTCGACCTCGACGGCCTGGAGCGCTTGGAGGGATTCGTGCGGGGCCTCCGCGGCGGTGTTGTCCTGGTCAGCCACGACCGCGAATTCCTCGCGCGCTCCGTGACCCGGATCCTGGAACTCGACCTCGCCCAAGGCGCCAATCGGCTCTTCGGCGGCGGCTACGACTCCTACCTCGAGGAACGCGCCACCGCCCGACGGCAGAAGCGCGCCGCCTACGACGAATTCGCCGACAAGAAGGCCGACCTGGTCGGCCGCGCCCGCACGCAGCGGGAATGGTCCAGCCAGGGTGTGCGCAACGCCATGAAGAAGGCGCCGGACAACGACAAGATCCGCCGCAAGGCCTCGGCGGAATCCAGTGAGAAGCAGGCGCAGAAGGTGCGCCAGATGGAAAGTCGCATCGCCCGCCTCGACGAGGTCGACGAGCCACGCAAGGAATGGCAGCTGGAATTCAGCATCGGCAGCGCCCCGCGCTCGAGCAGCGTGGTGTCGATCCTCAATCAGGCCGAGATCCGGCAGGGCGACTTTGTCCTGGGCCCGGTCTCCCTGCAGGTCTCTGCGGGGGAGCGGATCGGCATCACCGGACCCAACGGCGCCGGCAAGACCACCCTGTTGCGCGCTCTGCTGGGCCGACGGGCACCCGACTCGGGCACCGCGAGCCTGGGGGCCAGCGTCGCGATCGGCGAGATCGACCAGGCCAGGGCCAGCGTCACGGGCGACGCGACCCTGGTGGCCATCTTCGAGGAACGCCTGCCCGACCTCGCGGCCGGCGAGATCCGTACCCTGCTGGCCAAATTCGGTCTCACCGCCGACCACGTCAACCGGCCCGCCGACGCCCTGTCACCCGGCGAACGCACGCGTGCGGGCCTGGCACTGCTGCAGGCCACCGGGGTCAATCTGCTGGTGCTCGACGAACCCACCAACCACCTCGACCTGGCCGCGATCGAACAACTCGAGCAGGCCCTTGAGGCCTACACGGGCACGCTGCTCCTCGTCACGCATGACAGGCGGATGCTGGCCACCGTGCGGATCGACAGGCACTGGACCGTGGACGCCGGGCAGGTCACCGAGACCAGGGCCGCCGCATCCGGGGCGCATTGA
- a CDS encoding aminotransferase class V-fold PLP-dependent enzyme codes for MTVRPDKYAPETLAEFSQAVHAGNQIDPGTGAVRTPIVMANSYALPEDPSSISWSGTDVPLYTRNSGVNQLGLQNKLALVERGEDAVALASGVAALHAVFFTFLRTGDHVVVSDVAYEATFKLFRELLPEKFGIQATFVDTADPAAVRAALRPETRLVHVEAIANPTTRVADIAAIAAITRAAGVLLSVDSTFTPPPVLRPLELGADLVVHSLTKYVNGHGDAMGGAVIGSRALIQRIKSEAMVDVGGVISPFNAWLIMRGSVTLPLRMRQHTASAQLVAEFLAGDPRVAYVAYPGLPTHPQHQVALRQFQHGFGGMLAFAIDGDPATQNRFVAALRVITSAVSLGHDESLIVHVSGTGPRAAYYPDEFQRLGHLRLSVGLEDADDLIGDLSAALDETIG; via the coding sequence ATGACGGTTCGCCCAGACAAATATGCGCCAGAGACCCTGGCCGAGTTCAGCCAGGCCGTGCACGCCGGCAACCAGATCGATCCAGGCACTGGTGCGGTCCGCACCCCGATCGTGATGGCGAACTCCTACGCGTTGCCGGAGGATCCGTCCTCGATCAGCTGGTCCGGCACCGACGTGCCGCTTTACACGCGCAACAGCGGGGTCAACCAGTTGGGCCTGCAAAACAAGCTCGCCCTGGTGGAGCGGGGTGAGGACGCCGTCGCCCTGGCCAGCGGCGTCGCTGCCCTGCACGCCGTGTTCTTCACCTTCCTACGCACGGGTGACCATGTCGTGGTCTCCGATGTTGCCTACGAGGCCACCTTCAAACTCTTCCGCGAGCTCCTGCCGGAGAAGTTCGGCATCCAGGCCACGTTCGTCGACACCGCGGACCCGGCCGCGGTCAGGGCGGCGCTCCGCCCCGAAACCCGGCTGGTGCACGTCGAGGCCATCGCCAATCCCACCACCAGGGTGGCCGATATTGCGGCGATCGCGGCCATCACCCGAGCGGCCGGAGTTCTCCTCTCGGTGGACTCGACCTTCACCCCACCGCCAGTGCTGCGCCCGCTCGAGCTTGGCGCCGACCTCGTGGTGCACTCGCTGACCAAGTACGTCAACGGCCATGGGGATGCGATGGGCGGGGCCGTGATCGGCTCCCGAGCGTTGATCCAACGCATCAAGTCAGAGGCCATGGTGGATGTGGGCGGGGTGATCAGCCCGTTCAACGCCTGGCTGATCATGCGCGGCTCGGTGACCCTGCCGCTCCGGATGCGCCAGCACACGGCATCCGCCCAGCTGGTCGCCGAGTTCCTGGCCGGCGATCCCCGGGTGGCCTACGTGGCATACCCCGGCCTGCCGACCCATCCTCAGCACCAGGTGGCTCTCCGGCAATTCCAGCACGGTTTCGGGGGGATGCTCGCCTTCGCGATTGACGGGGACCCGGCCACGCAGAACCGGTTCGTCGCGGCGCTGCGGGTGATCACCTCCGCGGTCTCCCTGGGCCACGACGAGAGCCTCATCGTGCACGTCTCAGGCACCGGACCGAGGGCGGCCTACTACCCCGACGAGTTCCAGCGCCTCGGTCATCTGCGGCTCTCCGTGGGCCTCGAGGACGCCGATGACCTGATCGGAGACCTATCGGCCGCCCTCGACGAGACCATCGGCTGA
- a CDS encoding HAMP domain-containing sensor histidine kinase, which yields MTRERRSRTAGASARANTPDSTSELRRAARRLAVQFTALIVVLLVLVGALAMAIVSAAQQEASDQELQNSAAIDSPEETPTGVYLMVVDDGRLRASRELPAELPDEAALSEVAASGESVETSVTIDGHSYRVLTSVVGPHLTQVAVDQHQREEEQGRLFLALSVSVVLAAVAAWFLAAWMARRAMRPLAQALALQRRFVADASHELRTPLTVLSTRAQMLRRRLPADAAPANAVPADAVPGDVVPTATESVSSIRGQVDEIIQDSRLLTEILEDLLIAADPREVAERTPLDLAGLGDDAVVALRDSAARRGITLERTGSTEPVMVNGAKIALHRLFTALVSNALDHATGAVRVEITTSGANAVVRVRDDGPGFPPDLSGRAFERFASARPGETGQGAPRHYGLGLALVAEVAGRHGGTVAIEPSDGTGAVVVVTLPLHR from the coding sequence GTGACCCGCGAACGCCGGTCACGCACGGCGGGCGCGTCTGCACGAGCGAACACCCCGGATTCCACCTCGGAACTGCGCCGCGCCGCCCGGCGCCTGGCCGTGCAATTCACCGCCCTCATCGTGGTGTTGCTGGTCCTCGTGGGCGCTCTGGCCATGGCGATCGTGAGCGCAGCCCAACAGGAGGCGTCCGATCAGGAACTGCAGAACAGCGCGGCCATCGACTCGCCAGAGGAGACACCGACAGGGGTCTACCTGATGGTCGTCGATGACGGCCGGCTCCGGGCGTCCCGAGAACTGCCTGCCGAACTCCCGGACGAGGCCGCGCTCAGCGAGGTCGCCGCCAGCGGTGAGAGCGTCGAGACCTCGGTCACGATCGACGGGCACAGCTATCGCGTGCTCACGAGCGTCGTCGGCCCGCATCTCACCCAGGTGGCCGTTGATCAGCATCAGCGTGAAGAGGAGCAGGGTCGGCTGTTTCTGGCGCTGAGCGTGTCGGTGGTCCTGGCCGCTGTCGCGGCCTGGTTCCTCGCCGCCTGGATGGCGCGGCGCGCCATGCGCCCGCTCGCCCAGGCCCTCGCCCTGCAGCGACGGTTCGTGGCGGACGCGAGCCACGAGCTGCGCACGCCGCTGACGGTTCTCAGCACCAGAGCGCAGATGCTGCGCCGAAGGTTGCCCGCCGACGCCGCCCCTGCAAATGCCGTGCCCGCAGACGCCGTGCCTGGAGACGTCGTGCCCACCGCCACCGAATCCGTCAGTTCAATCCGCGGACAGGTCGATGAGATCATCCAGGATTCCCGGCTGCTGACCGAGATCCTCGAAGACCTGCTGATCGCCGCGGATCCTCGTGAGGTCGCCGAGCGGACACCGCTCGACCTGGCCGGGCTCGGCGACGACGCCGTGGTCGCGCTGCGCGACTCGGCCGCACGGCGCGGAATCACCCTGGAGCGCACGGGGTCGACGGAGCCGGTCATGGTCAACGGTGCCAAGATCGCTCTGCACCGCCTCTTCACCGCTCTCGTGTCGAATGCCCTGGACCACGCGACCGGAGCCGTGCGCGTCGAGATCACCACGTCGGGCGCGAACGCGGTCGTGCGGGTGCGGGACGACGGTCCCGGCTTCCCCCCTGACCTGAGCGGGCGCGCCTTCGAGCGCTTCGCCAGCGCGAGGCCCGGCGAGACGGGCCAGGGCGCCCCTCGGCACTACGGCCTCGGTCTGGCCCTGGTCGCCGAGGTCGCCGGCCGGCATGGCGGTACCGTCGCCATCGAACCGTCCGACGGAACGGGCGCCGTCGTCGTCGTGACGCTTCCGCTGCACCGGTAG
- a CDS encoding response regulator transcription factor, which yields MEDDPRILVVEDEARLSGMLHELLSSEGYAVTSARDGQRALHMGLTEPFDVILLDRGLPVIDGLDVLTKLRAAGVLTPVLVLSALGNPADRVEGLDRGAEDYLAKPFDLDELLARLRALRRRAVSTVPVLRVPGGRLSVADREVILDDGGTVTLSERECDLLERLARRPDQTYPRDDLLNVVFPDADDDGVVDTYVHYLRKKLGRDCVHTVRGIGYRIGRPL from the coding sequence ATGGAAGACGATCCGCGCATCCTGGTCGTCGAAGACGAGGCCCGCCTCTCCGGCATGCTGCACGAGCTGCTGAGCAGCGAGGGCTATGCCGTCACATCGGCCCGAGACGGACAGCGCGCCCTGCACATGGGCCTCACTGAGCCTTTCGACGTGATCCTGCTCGACCGCGGCCTGCCGGTGATCGACGGCCTCGACGTGCTCACCAAGTTACGCGCCGCCGGGGTGCTCACGCCCGTGCTGGTACTGTCCGCTCTGGGAAACCCCGCGGACCGGGTGGAGGGGCTGGATCGTGGTGCCGAGGACTACCTCGCCAAACCCTTCGACCTCGACGAACTCCTCGCCCGGCTCAGGGCGCTGCGTCGGCGCGCTGTGTCCACTGTGCCCGTTCTGCGTGTTCCCGGCGGCAGGCTGAGCGTCGCCGACCGTGAAGTGATCCTCGACGACGGCGGCACCGTAACGCTGTCCGAACGTGAGTGCGACCTCCTCGAACGGCTCGCGCGCCGGCCGGACCAGACCTACCCGCGAGACGATCTTCTCAACGTGGTCTTCCCCGATGCCGATGACGACGGGGTCGTCGACACCTACGTGCACTACCTCCGCAAGAAGCTGGGCCGGGACTGCGTACACACTGTGCGGGGCATCGGCTACCGGATCGGGCGTCCGCTGTGA